The genomic DNA GCGACAGGACGGAAAGACCCCGTGGAGCTTTACTGTAGCCTGATATTGAATTTTGGTACAGTTTGTACAGGATAGGCGGGAGCCATTGAAACCGGAGCGCTAGCTTCGGTGGAGGCGCTGGTGGGATACCGCCCTGACTGTATTGAAATTCTAACCTACGGGTCTTATCGACCCGGGAGACAGTGTCAGGTGGGCAGTTTGACTGGGGCGGTCGCCTCCTAAAGTGTAACGGAGGCGCCCAAAGGTTCCCTCAGAATGGTTGGAAATCATTCGTAGAGTGCAAAGGCATAAGGGAGCTTGACTGCGAGACCTACAAGTCGAGCAGGGACGAAAGTCGGGCTTAGTGATCCGGTGGTTCCGCATGGAAGGGCCATCGCTCAACGGATAAAAGCTACCCCGGGGATAACAGGCTTATCTCCCCCAAGAGTCCACATCGACGGGGAGGTTTGGCACCTCGATGTCGGCTCATCGCATCCTGGGGCTGTAGTCGGTCCCAAGGGTTGGGCTGTTCGCCCATTAAAGCGGTACGCGAGCTGGGTTCAGAACGTCGTGAGACAGTTCGGTCCCTATCCGTCGTGGGCGTAGGAAATTTGAGAGGAGCTGTCCTTAGTACGAGAGGACCGGGATGGACGCACCGCTGGTGTACCAGTTGTTCTGCCAAGGGCATAGCTGGGTAGCTATGTGCGGAAGGGATAAGTGCTGAAAGCATCTAAGCATGAAGCCCCCCTCAAGATGAGATTTCCCATAGCGTAAGCTAGTAAGATCCCTGAAAGATGATCAGGTTGATAGGTTCGAGGTGGAAGCATGGTGACATGTGGAGCTGACGAATACTAATAGATCGAGGACTTAACCATATAATATGTAGCAAATGTTATCTAGTTTTGAAGGAATATGCCTTCAATAGTTTGGTGATGATGGCAGAGAGGTCACACCCGTTCCCATACCGAACACGGAAGTTAAGCTCTCTAGCGCCGATGGTAGTTGGGACCTTGTCCCTGTGAGAGTAGGACGTCGCCAAGCAACTAAAACACGAGTCAAATGACTCGTGTTTTTTCGTGTTTTTTCGTGTTTTATTTTATAATCCATAGTAATAAAAAATGTGTTTAAAGTATTCATATTTTGTTTAAATACAGGGGAATGTGGCTAGGATAGTGAATAAGCAAAAGAGTTGCAAATTTTATTAATACGTATATAATTAAAGTCAAAGATAGTCAAAGTCAATAAAGGTGGCGGATAAATGAGAAATATATCTGATATCATTGAGCAATATCTAAAGCAAGTTATTGACTTAAGTAATAATAATGTGATTGAAATCAAGAGAAATGAGATTGCGGATCGATTCGAGTGCGTACCATCTCAAATCAATTATGTAATCAATACCCGTTTTACGTTAGAAAGAGGATTTGTAGTAGAAAGTAAACGTGGTGGAGGAGGTTACATTCGCATTATAAAAGTCAAACTGCATGACGATATAGATATTATTGATCAAATGCTTCATATGATTGATCATAGCGTTGCGCAAGGGAATGCAGAAAGTATGATTATACGTTTAATAGAAGAGGGAATTATAACAAATCGTGAAGCGAAACTGATGTTAAGCGTAATAGATCGTTCTGTATTATCAATGGATGTTCCTTCTCGAGATGAACTTAGGGCTCGAATATTATGCGCAATGTTAAGAACACTGAAATATAA from Bacillus cereus G9842 includes the following:
- the ctsR gene encoding transcriptional regulator CtsR, coding for MRNISDIIEQYLKQVIDLSNNNVIEIKRNEIADRFECVPSQINYVINTRFTLERGFVVESKRGGGGYIRIIKVKLHDDIDIIDQMLHMIDHSVAQGNAESMIIRLIEEGIITNREAKLMLSVIDRSVLSMDVPSRDELRARILCAMLRTLKYK